In the genome of Salinispirillum sp. LH 10-3-1, one region contains:
- a CDS encoding ABC transporter permease subunit: MKSFNVSRFFFWFGILFLYLPMAILVIYSFNSSRLVTVWAGWSTQWYGELFRDRQLMNAVGRSLQVAFFSASAATVLGTLASIVVVRVRRFRGRGLFNSMITAPLVMPDVIIGLSLLLLFVSLQQWIGWPANRGLTTIWIAHTTFSMAYATVVISSRLREMDTSIEEAAQDLGATPLRSFIFITLPLIAPALISAWLLAFTLSLDDVVIASFVTGPGATTLPIEILSSVRRGVTPKINALATLIILAVSFVAFTSWYLTRRYDMKRRAEQRMAMEG; the protein is encoded by the coding sequence ATGAAGTCGTTCAATGTTTCTCGCTTCTTTTTCTGGTTTGGTATTCTGTTTCTGTATCTGCCGATGGCGATACTGGTGATCTACTCTTTCAACTCCAGCCGCTTGGTAACGGTATGGGCGGGCTGGTCGACCCAGTGGTATGGCGAACTGTTTCGCGACCGCCAATTGATGAACGCCGTGGGGCGCTCACTGCAGGTGGCGTTCTTTTCGGCCAGTGCCGCTACCGTGTTGGGTACGCTGGCCTCGATAGTGGTGGTGCGGGTACGGCGCTTCCGTGGGCGTGGTCTGTTTAACAGCATGATCACCGCACCCTTAGTCATGCCGGACGTTATCATTGGTTTGTCGTTGTTGCTGTTGTTCGTGTCGTTACAGCAATGGATCGGCTGGCCAGCCAATCGCGGGTTGACCACTATCTGGATAGCGCACACCACCTTCAGTATGGCCTACGCCACGGTGGTGATCTCCTCGCGCTTGCGCGAGATGGATACCAGTATTGAAGAGGCGGCGCAAGACCTCGGCGCAACACCATTGCGCAGCTTTATCTTTATTACGCTGCCGCTGATCGCCCCCGCCTTGATCTCTGCCTGGTTGCTGGCTTTTACCCTGTCGTTGGACGACGTGGTCATTGCCTCGTTCGTCACTGGTCCAGGTGCGACGACTTTGCCAATCGAGATACTGTCATCGGTTCGGCGTGGCGTTACACCGAAGATCAACGCGTTGGCTACGCTGATCATTCTTGCAGTATCTTTTGTCGCCTTTACCAGCTGGTATTTAACGCGGCGGTACGACATGAAACGTCGCGCCGAACAGCGCATGGCAATGGAAGGCTAG
- a CDS encoding ion transporter, producing MTTTARELRGRFEALRANKFFESFVIAVIVVSALLIGAKTYDEASRFEQVMRWFDLFITLFFLAEILIRMVAEERILRFFRNGWNIFDTVIVVASLIPVDDSEMVLLARLLRIFRVLRLVSIIPELRILMGALIKSVPRMGYVLLLMFIIFYIYAAIGSFLFAEVDEFLWGNISVAMLTLFRVATFESWTSVMYGTMELYGWSWIYYLTFIFLTAFVFLNMMIGIVLEVMQKESAAMELESGEGEAADVKWLREQMVSLQAQLARMENKLDQK from the coding sequence ATGACCACCACTGCTCGTGAACTGCGCGGCCGCTTCGAAGCGTTGCGCGCCAACAAATTCTTCGAAAGCTTTGTCATTGCGGTCATCGTAGTCTCCGCCTTACTCATCGGGGCCAAAACCTACGATGAAGCCAGTCGCTTTGAACAAGTCATGCGCTGGTTTGACCTCTTCATTACCTTGTTTTTCCTCGCTGAAATTCTGATTCGCATGGTGGCGGAAGAACGTATATTGCGGTTTTTTCGCAACGGCTGGAACATCTTCGATACCGTCATCGTGGTGGCGAGCCTGATCCCGGTGGATGACTCGGAAATGGTGTTGTTGGCGCGTCTGTTACGTATCTTCCGGGTGCTTCGCCTGGTGTCGATCATTCCTGAATTGCGCATTTTGATGGGCGCGCTGATCAAGTCCGTACCGCGCATGGGCTACGTATTACTGCTGATGTTTATTATCTTCTACATCTACGCCGCCATTGGGAGCTTTCTGTTCGCCGAGGTGGATGAGTTCTTATGGGGCAATATTTCGGTCGCCATGCTGACCTTGTTTCGCGTTGCGACCTTTGAAAGCTGGACTTCGGTGATGTATGGCACCATGGAGCTGTATGGGTGGAGTTGGATTTACTACCTGACGTTTATCTTTCTGACCGCCTTTGTTTTTCTCAATATGATGATCGGCATCGTACTGGAAGTGATGCAGAAGGAAAGCGCTGCCATGGAGCTCGAAAGCGGTGAAGGCGAGGCGGCGGATGTGAAATGGTTACGCGAGCAAATGGTGAGTCTGCAAGCACAGTTAGCGCGTATGGAAAACAAGCTGGACCAGAAGTAG
- a CDS encoding GGDEF domain-containing protein: MTDDRQQIQEVNVQAALALLDSTRTLVAIHDDHDRLVYANDAYRGAFYVAADEAVDWYDMMRDNFKHQRGPIIDSDDIESWLEYARTRRRREHYREFEVDLIDGRWIRMTETVLAGVGMLSIGIEVTAAKQTESSLKDQFGRALREAETDQLTGLGNRRLLERLERVILHDEHLHELSAIMIDIDHFKPYNDTLGHPEGDVCLQRVAEVLAESLRTEHDNAMRYGGEEFLVLLPGTSLAVANEVGERIRRTVEAQAIPHPTSEFGVITVSVGVAHVSTEAPECVNDVVSLADKALYVAKEAGRNRVEVGVVE, encoded by the coding sequence ATGACGGATGACAGGCAGCAAATCCAGGAGGTCAATGTACAGGCTGCGTTAGCGCTGCTGGACAGTACACGTACTCTGGTTGCCATTCACGACGACCATGATCGATTGGTCTACGCTAATGACGCTTATCGCGGTGCGTTTTATGTGGCCGCTGATGAAGCCGTCGATTGGTACGACATGATGCGAGACAATTTTAAGCATCAACGTGGGCCCATTATTGATTCGGACGATATAGAGTCTTGGCTGGAGTATGCACGGACGCGTCGTCGGCGTGAGCACTATCGTGAGTTTGAGGTGGATCTTATTGATGGTCGCTGGATTCGAATGACCGAAACGGTCTTGGCCGGCGTCGGTATGTTGTCTATCGGCATTGAGGTCACCGCGGCCAAGCAAACAGAGAGTTCCCTAAAAGATCAGTTTGGCCGGGCGTTACGGGAGGCTGAGACCGACCAATTAACGGGATTGGGTAATCGTCGGTTATTGGAGCGCCTTGAACGTGTGATTTTGCACGACGAACACCTGCATGAGCTGTCGGCCATTATGATTGATATCGACCACTTCAAACCCTACAACGATACTCTCGGTCATCCGGAAGGCGATGTCTGTTTGCAACGGGTGGCAGAAGTGTTGGCGGAATCGCTGCGCACCGAGCACGACAATGCGATGCGCTATGGCGGTGAAGAGTTTCTGGTGTTATTGCCGGGAACCAGCTTGGCTGTTGCTAACGAAGTCGGGGAACGTATTCGCCGCACGGTCGAGGCACAGGCCATTCCTCACCCTACCAGTGAATTCGGTGTCATTACCGTGAGCGTTGGGGTAGCGCATGTCTCAACTGAGGCGCCGGAATGTGTCAATGATGTGGTCAGTTTGGCGGATAAAGCGTTGTATGTCGCGAAGGAAGCCGGGCGTAATCGTGTGGAGGTAGGGGTCGTTGAATAA
- a CDS encoding DUF192 domain-containing protein, with amino-acid sequence MNKQGWRTMRRWCLAVFLVCASASSYADVDWREVSLSIGSRALIAEVAATPDERSLGLMNREFMAEDRGMVFVFEQPGYHCFWMRNTLIPLTVIFLDAQQRIFQTNDMQPLSEQVHCANQPAHFALEVNQGWLQRQGLQLQLRRPGGLYVESTPPLASFLAP; translated from the coding sequence TTGAATAAGCAAGGTTGGCGCACGATGCGGCGTTGGTGTCTGGCAGTGTTTTTGGTTTGTGCATCAGCCAGCAGTTACGCCGATGTCGATTGGCGCGAAGTTAGCTTGAGTATTGGTTCACGCGCATTGATCGCTGAAGTGGCGGCGACTCCTGATGAACGTTCGTTAGGCCTGATGAACCGTGAATTTATGGCGGAAGATCGCGGTATGGTGTTTGTGTTTGAACAGCCCGGCTACCATTGTTTTTGGATGCGTAACACGTTGATTCCGTTAACGGTGATCTTCCTTGATGCACAGCAACGCATATTCCAAACCAACGATATGCAGCCCCTGTCCGAGCAAGTGCATTGCGCCAATCAGCCAGCGCATTTTGCCTTAGAAGTGAATCAAGGCTGGCTGCAGCGACAGGGCTTACAATTGCAGTTGCGTCGTCCTGGCGGACTGTATGTGGAGTCCACCCCTCCACTGGCGAGCTTTTTGGCACCTTAA